TAGATGAAGAGAACCTAATCAAAGTGTTACTAaaattaaagagagagagagggagagagagctaCCATAGCAAACTCAACAAAAGCAATGCGGGTATGGTTGTGATAGTCTCCCAGCCTCAAACGAAAAAcctacaacatatatatattttataaaatattaattgaagAGCAGCAACACGAAAAATACACATGGTATTATACAAAACCAAATCCTTACCTCTCCGCAAATCATTTCAAAGAAGCCTTTCAACTCAACTTGACTAATCTGCAGTAACAAAAGACATTGATGAATGTTAGTTTCTTTCTCCAAATAGCTGAGCAGTTggtaaaaaaaatgaaaagaaagttACCCGCTTGTCAATGTTGGTACAGTAAACAGTCCTCAGGCACATCTCACGCTCACCCTCAGACTGAGAGAAACAATCAAAGATTTGATTAAACAGAAGCCAAGTTTTACAACCAATGATTATGTGAGCTTTACCCGGGGAAGGAAAGTAGGGTTAACAGGTGCAATAGCGGTCTTGGAAGGGAGCACCTTAAGAGGGTAAAAACCAAGCACCGTTCCTGTCATGCTCAAGGCAGCCCTAGCTCCCTCTGCAGCAACATTCCTTGATTagtgttataaaaaaaactcaactagTAAAGAGAGGTTTAATACCTTCATTGGTGAACTCAACGAAAGCGAAACGGAGGATGGAGTTTGTATCACCGCATACACGACAATCAACAACCTTTTTGATTCCCCCCAAAAGATCATACGAGGAAAAGAGTTATTGCAGATACTCAAAACAttcttaacataaaaaaaaaaaattcatttaccTGTCCACAGTTAACAAAGACACCTGCTAGGTTCTCCTCAGTAACCTACAGACAGAGAGGCAGTGGTTATACAGAGGATGAGAAAAATGGTAAcagtttcatttttcttttaccTGATGATCGATATCAGAGACATAAACAGTTCTCTTGATAACATCTTCCTTCTGAGCCAAGCTGGTTCTTTTGTTCACTCTTCTCCTCCCTTGTCCAAAGCTCCTTCTCTGCAGGCAACCGGTAAAAATGGAGAAACACCATAATCATCACAAAACTGATAACCCAATCAAACAGAAAAATTCTGCAGTAACTCTTTTCTTTCGCCTATTCTAGCAGATAAACAAATCAATCTCAAGAATGTTTCCACAGAAATACTGTATACTTTCTagttaaaacttttaaaaaattgacaATACCAAAAACGAATTTTGCATAGCAAAGGCAACCGTTGTTTTCTCCAAAGTGTAACTGAATAAGCAGAAGGAAAACAGCAAATACCTATAACTAAAACAAACGCACACACACAAAAGAGTAAAACTGCTTCTCATTCAATGACTGATCAAGTTATAGACTCAAAGAAGACGTAAAAGCTTGAAACTTTCTATTATATCGCTTATTCaaccaacaaacaaacaaacaaacaaaacaaactaaaccaaataatcatgataaacaaaaacacacacagagAAAAGGTCAAAGCTTTATATATAATACCCTTCTGACGAATTGACCATTTCCATCTGCAACAACAACAGGCTGCGCTGCCGTGAAACCGTTAGTAAACCCTAACCCATTTCTCGAAACCCCTCCAGATTGACTTCGAGCAAGCGAAGGAGGAACAAACTCCTTAGCCATCGGATTGAGCTTGGAGAACGCATCGGAGAGGTTCTTGATCTCGCCCTTCACACCGTCTCCTCCGTTAAACCCATTCGCGGTCAGACTCTTTCCGGCAGTCTCATTGGTCCGATCGTCGGAATCTGGAGTCGGAGGATCCGATGAGTCGAGAAAGGAATCGGATTTAGGGCTCTGATCGTCAGAGGGATTCGTCGTCGTGTCGGAAGCTGAACAAGTGTTGTTGTCTAAATTCTGACCAGAAGAGTCCACTTTGAGACCAGCATTCTCAGCGACGGCCATGATCGGACCAAAAGAGAGTTGAAAACGAGTTAGGAGGTTGCAGATGTCGCGATCAAATGTGTTACTCCATAGACCGAACCAGCTTTTAAAGATCAATGAGCCACTGAAACCAAAGAAAcgaaaattgatttttttttcttttttttttgtttatgggaaataattaattaagataaataaagtaaaaattgAGAAGCCTTGGAAAAGTCCAAGGGATAGTCTACAATTATTAATTATCTTTACCATTACCAATATACTTTTCTCTCTTCATGATAAATGTATGGCTGTAAATTCTATTTTCTCCATtaatatttttctctctttttactGTAACTTTATGAAGCTTCCTActttcttttttggtaaaaaggaAGCTTCCTACTTTTCATTTGTAATTAAAGtttttaactaaataaaaatataattggtcAGATTTCACATTCATAATGTGGAAATAAAATAGTATGCACTATGGTGTTTCTATGTTTTAATGTTCACTAGAatatgatttgtatttttaaagcgtggaaatagtttttttaacaaaatttagtttacaaaatcaatatgtcttaatattttttattttagtatttgaaaactatataattatattattgtgtatttatattaaatatgaaatcatataatattacttaattttgtttttcgaTTATTTCAACCTATTTCATTAtgaacttttaataaaaatttactgtttttttattaactgtactatgtatatatttttgatataaataaaatttattaattaaatttatttcttattaGAAAAAATTGATTTGTAGTATCTAGACctggtaaaaatatttatacgttACATGAATGTTCAAAActacattaaaaattataatgtaaAAATTGTcgtaaatatatactaatttattaaagaaaatggAGTACTATATCGCACTGGAAAATTTATGTTCACACGTGTGCTAGTAGCGATTTCTATTGCTTATCCATACTTTTTCAACACTATTTTATTTGGTGGTCCGTCTTCACGTATGTTGACAATTGACAGATTATATAGGACTGCAGAAGATATCAAAATTACACAAGAAAACAAGTCCGTCAATGGTATCACCGTATCAGTAActtggagatgatgatgaactAATTCAATATTAAAATAGTGTCCGTAAGAGTAAGACACTGTGTGAACTGGTCTTTGGTAAGTGTGTCATCTGCGGATTAAATAGACTCAATGTTAAACAGCTTTGActatttgttttgttgattttgTCAAACTTAATGGAAAAATTTggcaacaaaaacaaaatatttcttaCGTCTTTCTGGTTTTTAGGATACTCTTTTTTTACAATCACCTAAAAGAAAGTATTTGTGAACTCATGCAGAACTTCATCAGTCCTGAACCAAGTTTCAAAGAAGAACTTAAATCCATTTAAAAAGAGTTTGAGAAGTAGAAATAAATTCAAATCCACAGAAAAACACACTTAAACCtgtttgccaaaaaaaaaaaaacacacttaAACCATATCTAGTGAAGCACCCCGAGGGAACCGAAGGTAAAACTCTTTGTTGCACGTCACACGCGTGCAACTCGTGTTTGTTTTCTCTTGGAAAGGGGAATATTTGATTCGGGTATAATTTAGAGGTAACACTGGTAAACGAAGTACTTAAAGAGGgacctaaaaataaataagataaactCGAGGGATCACGCAAGGGTAATTCCGGTAAATTACATAAGTAAGTTTATAGATATAACAAAACAAACCCTAGAAGATAAAAAACTTTCACGGCCGACATATCTTATTCGATTCCGAGTCGCATTGGCTTCCGGTTCTGCTGCTTTTTTCCTGGTAAGAAGTCGTTGTCATCTCTgtgtgtgtctctctctctctgaatacAAAACTGTTGTGTTTGGTTTTCATTCGTTGTACTGATAAGTTTTGTTCGATTGATTATATGTCTTCGAACAtgcaaataattttatttgaaacataATATTGTCTGCTCTCTGCTGTGAAAACATTCATAGGTATGTGTCTGAATTAACTGGAGATTCCCCCTGTAATTACGGTCTGTAGatcaatttgtttaaaaaatcagTGAAAGTTGTGTTCTGCTGAACAAGGTAGAGGCATGAGTGTATGTTTCGTGATGTCATGACACATGCTTTCTTTATGATAGATGGCAAAGCGCTTGGAACATGAGCATTGCAATGGTTCATAGGGATTTAGAGAGGGAATGGGAGAGATCAATGTGGACTTGTTTCatattgtctttttttctttctttattattattggagtttctttttccaaaaaaaaaaaaaaatcatgggaAGATctggagaaaaaaatagattttctttTCATAATAGCTTTTGGAGCACATTGGAGCTTTGTGGAGCACCAAGGATTGCTCTCACTTGGTTTGCTTCATACATATATTGgtcttatcatcatcatctttttttctatatatattctgatgATAGATGGAAAGCTGGTCTGAGTGGAGGTTCTTTGCCTATAGCAGTGAACTTTGgtcctttatttattttgtccTCTTTTATTTGTATCTGCAGTTACTTTTGTTTTAACAACATTTGCAAACAATGAGTGGTCGATTTTCTCGGTCCATCTACGTTGGCAACTTGCCCGGCGACATTAGGGAGTCTGAGATTGAAGATCTCTTTTACAAGGTCAGTTTAGTTCTGCCTACctaccttcttttttttgcatGACATCCCAACTGTTCTAAGAGAATCTTTTCTCAGTATGGCCGCATAGTTGATATTGAATTGAAGGTTCCACCTCGTCCTCCATGCTATTGCTTTGTTGaggtatttttctttgtatcaaACATTTACATGGTCTTAATAAAAAATGTACAAAGATGTTAGTTTTAAGTTTACCGAACTCTCTATGTTGAGTGTTTTGTAGTTTGAGCATGCTCGGGACGCGGAAGACGCAGTCGATGGCCGTGATGGCTACAACTTTGACGGCTCTCGCTTGAGGGTAATAAAACATTTCATTTCTTACCAATTTGGCTTTTTGACAGGATTGGTCTTATACTTGACGTGCCCTGAACACCTCCTTTGAATTGCAGGTTGAGCTTGCCCATGGTGGTCGAGGGCAGTCTTCTGGTGATCGTCGTGGTGGATACCGTGGTGGAGGTGGTGGctatggtggtggaggtggtggtggatctGCCCGGTTCGGCGTCTCACGACACTCTGAGTTCCGAGGTTTGTGTAATTAGAAAATTGGTATCTGTAAAGTTTGATCTTTCTGATGGTTTCAATGTATTCTTGGATGGCTTTATGCAGTTATTGTCCGTGGACTTCCGTCATCTGCTTCATGGCAAGATTTGAAGGTTGTGATGGACGActactttataatatttttggttgtctactttatttagatatatatatatattaaaacccATCGTTTCAGGATCATATGCGGAAAGCTggtgatgtgtgctttgctgagGTCACTCGTGACAGTGATGGCGCGTTATAATTTTACACCTTCTTACCTTTTTACCTTTTATTCAGCCTCGAGCAGCGTTTGCGTTTGGGATATATTGTGGTTAATGTCCTTTTCTCCTTACACATGACTTAATCTTTATTATGGTCAGGAACTTATGGTGTCGTTGACTACACCAATTATGATGACATGAAGTATGCTGTAAGTTCCCCCTCTGTCTGTCCTTCTCTCTTTCTGTATAtcaaaactattaattttttttttaaagtttccTATGCTGAAAGTTT
The Raphanus sativus cultivar WK10039 unplaced genomic scaffold, ASM80110v3 Scaffold2899, whole genome shotgun sequence genome window above contains:
- the LOC130506120 gene encoding serine/arginine-rich splicing factor SR34A produces the protein MSGRFSRSIYVGNLPGDIRESEIEDLFYKYGRIVDIELKVPPRPPCYCFVEFEHARDAEDAVDGRDGYNFDGSRLRVELAHGGRGQSSGDRRGGYRGGGGGYGGGGGGGSARFGVSRHSEFRVIVRGLPSSASWQDLKDHMRKAGDVCFAEVTRDSDGTYGVVDYTNYDDMKYAIRKLDDTEFRNPWARGYIRVKKYESSQSRSPSRSRSRSRSRSRGRGRSSSRSISRSRSPRKDLSKSPRRSLSRSISKSRSPSPDRKKSPPRAMSRSRSRSRSLSKSPAKVREGKE
- the LOC108856346 gene encoding polyadenylate-binding protein-interacting protein 10, with protein sequence MAVAENAGLKVDSSGQNLDNNTCSASDTTTNPSDDQSPKSDSFLDSSDPPTPDSDDRTNETAGKSLTANGFNGGDGVKGEIKNLSDAFSKLNPMAKEFVPPSLARSQSGGVSRNGLGFTNGFTAAQPVVVADGNGQFVRRRRSFGQGRRRVNKRTSLAQKEDVIKRTVYVSDIDHQVTEENLAGVFVNCGQVVDCRVCGDTNSILRFAFVEFTNEEGARAALSMTGTVLGFYPLKVLPSKTAIAPVNPTFLPRSEGEREMCLRTVYCTNIDKRISQVELKGFFEMICGEVFRLRLGDYHNHTRIAFVEFAMADSAITALHCSGMVLGALPIRVSPSKTPVRPHLHRP